GGAGTTTCGCTACAATCTCTTCGTTGTAAACCTTCTTCAGATCACTCATGGTTCACCTAACCTCACGCGTCCAGCGCTTCGCCGTTGGACTTGAAGAACCGCACTTTTTTGCCGTCCTCGAAACGGACGCCGACACGATCGGCCTTCTGGGCCTTCGCATTCCAGATGGCCACATTGGAAGCATGGATACCCGCTTCCTGCTGAACAATGCCACCTTGAATACCGCGGTTAGGGTTGGCGCGAACGTGTTTTTTCACCATGTTCACACCGGAGACAAGAAGGCGGCCGTTAGGGAGCACGCGCTGCACCTGGCCCCGCTTACCTTTGTCCTTGCCCGCGATTACGATGACTTCGTCATTGCGCTTGATCTTGAGCATTGCCTTAACCCGCCTTTAAAGAACTTCCGGTGCCAGGGAGATGATCTTCATGAACTGGTCATTACGCAGTTCACGGGTCACCGGCCCAAAAATCCGGGTGCCGATCGGAGCCTTGTTGTTGTTCAACAGGACCGCGGCGTTTTCGTCAAAACGAATCACAGAACCATCGGGGCGACGCACACCACGACGGGTACGTACCACGACAGCGCTCATCACGTCGCCTTTTTTAACACGACCACGCGGAATCGCTTCCTTTACTGTGACCTTGATGATGTCACCAATGCCTGCATAGCGGCGGTGGGAGCCACCCAGCACCTTGATGCACTGCACTCGACGAGCACCGCTGTTATCGGCGACTTCGAGCATGGTTTCGGTCTGAATCATCGCTTACTCTCTCCAACTCCTGCCCTGTGCAGGCAGCCACAGCATTCTCTCATCAGGCCTGAACGGCCTGCTCCACTACGCTGACCAGCATCCAGCTTTTACGCTTGGACAGCGGACGGCATTCTTCGATGGTGACCAGGTCGCCTTCGCCACACTGGTTTTGCTCATCGTGAGCCATCAGTTTGGTAGAACGCTTGATGATCTTGCCATAAATGGGGTGCTGTACCCGGCGCTCAACCAATACGGTGATGGTCTTATCACCTTTACTGGAAATCACTTTACCGGTAACGGTCCGGCGCAGTTTCTGTTTCGACTCTGCCATGATTAGTTACCCTGTTTTTCCCGCAGAATGGTCTTCACACGTGCAATATCACGGCGGACCGTCCCAAGCTGATGGGTTTGGGAAAGCTGACCGGATGCTTTCTTCATGCGCAGCTTGAACTGTTGTTCCAGCAGCTCAAGGTGCTGCTCGCGCAACTGCTCAACACTTTTTTCTTTCAGTTCGCTCGCTTTCATGGCTTACATCACCGTCCGAGTCACGACACGGGTGCTGACCGGCAGCTTGGCCGCGGCCAGACGGAACGCTTCACGCGCCACGTCTTCGGAAACACCTTCCATTTCG
This sequence is a window from Alloalcanivorax dieselolei B5. Protein-coding genes within it:
- the rpsQ gene encoding 30S ribosomal protein S17, coding for MAESKQKLRRTVTGKVISSKGDKTITVLVERRVQHPIYGKIIKRSTKLMAHDEQNQCGEGDLVTIEECRPLSKRKSWMLVSVVEQAVQA
- the rpmC gene encoding 50S ribosomal protein L29; the encoded protein is MKASELKEKSVEQLREQHLELLEQQFKLRMKKASGQLSQTHQLGTVRRDIARVKTILREKQGN
- the rplX gene encoding 50S ribosomal protein L24, whose translation is MLKIKRNDEVIVIAGKDKGKRGQVQRVLPNGRLLVSGVNMVKKHVRANPNRGIQGGIVQQEAGIHASNVAIWNAKAQKADRVGVRFEDGKKVRFFKSNGEALDA
- the rplN gene encoding 50S ribosomal protein L14, with product MIQTETMLEVADNSGARRVQCIKVLGGSHRRYAGIGDIIKVTVKEAIPRGRVKKGDVMSAVVVRTRRGVRRPDGSVIRFDENAAVLLNNNKAPIGTRIFGPVTRELRNDQFMKIISLAPEVL